TTGGTGGGGGTAAACCCCTTGATATGGGGGTCGCCCTTGCCGATGGCAAGCGTCTCATAGGAGACGGGGCAACCTGGAGGGGTACAGGTGCAGGGACATGTGTAGGTCTAATTGTGGGAGGACTTCAGGGTTTCATCTCAGGTTCGGTGCTTGCAGGTGCACTTACTGGTCTGCTACTTGGCCTTGGAGCCCTTCTGGGTGATGCTGCTGGAAGTTTCATTAAAAGGAGGATTGGTATAGAGAGAGGGCGTCCCGCCCCCATCCTTGACCAGCTTGATTTTGTATTCGGGGCCCTATTGCTTGTCTCACCCCTCGTAAACCTCCCGCTATATTATATCGTCCTTATAATGGTAATCACCGTGGTGCTTCACCTTTCAGCCAATATAGTAGCATACCTCATGGGTATGAAGGATGTCTGGTACTGAAGAACCTTCAGCCATGATTCTCTTCAGCAGACCATCAGTTCCTTTTTACATTTAACATCAGCCCCCTCGAGATTAAGGGGATAAGGGTTCCGGCTCAAAAACTGGAACTGGGCATCATTTAAGGTCCTCACCCGAGACCATGAGGAGTTTAAGTGTCTTCATGAACACCTCCCATGATGAAGACCACTCAGGGACCTCATAGACCAGGGTGGGGTAGCCTGCGGCTGCAAGGGGCCTTGAGAATAGCCTCCCGGATGAACTCCTGTAACGTGTCCCTGATGGGACAGGGTAATAGTTGAATCCAGCCCCCTCAAGCCTCCGCGCGATCTCCACTGATGCGGCGTCCATCTGGGGGGTTGCAACGTAGAAGCCCTCACCATAACCGGGTTTATGGGCGTGGGCGATTATGACAAGGTCACAGTCAGATCCCTTTATATCTTGGAGTATGTAGGTGGCTGCAAGGCCCTCCCCGTTGGCCCTTCCCCTGCTGAAATCCATGGGGCTGTCCTCAACTACTATGGTGTAGAGCACAACCTCAACAGGTAGGAGGGCGAATACCCTTGAAGCCCACTGGACCGGTGCAATGGAAACAGTCTCCCGCGGGTGTATCCCTGTCACAACAGCTATTTTCAGGTCCCTATCACCGTAATGGGCATAAATATCCCTTGTAACGTATCCCCTACCATCCTCTCCTATGAGGCTGTGATCTGAAAGGTTCATCAGGACAAGGGGTGCCAGTAACAGTAAAATGATGAAGATCAAAATTTTTAAGTGCTTCAAACCTGACCTCCCATCCAAATCAGTCCTGGAGGTAATCCTCCATCAGAAGGGCTGTGCCGACGGCTGGGGCCACAACACATTCCGCTTCAGTCAGGAACTCGTCCATGGTCCTGCAGTCAAGTTCAAGTACCTCAGCAGCCCTTTTAGCAAGGACGTTCATTCCAAGGCCAGTGGCTATGACCTCCTCAAGGTTTTCACGTTCCGATACCTCTGCAATCCCCTCCGCTATCCTGAGTATCTGCTGATGGTATATGTACTCCGATACTTCAAGGATCTCCTCTGGCTGGAGCAGGTCAAGGTCCGCGCAGAGGACCCTTGCGATCCTCAGCATGCAGTCCTCAAGGGATCTGCCCGCACCATCAGGCGTGCTGCAGGTGTAGTCCTCCTCCCTGATGTTTCCCAGGACCCTGTGCACATCAGCCGTGATGGCGAAGAGTTCGGAGGAAACCCTGAACCATCTCTCCCCCAGGGGGACCCTGTCAACTATGGTTGCCACGTTGCTCCTCAGGGTCCCCGTGTAGACCAGTTCACCTGTTCCGAGTCTTTCAAGGTCGTTCCGTCCCTTCGCAGCCTCGAAGCCGTCCTTTATCGGTATTATGTCTGTTGTCGTGCTGCCCAC
The sequence above is drawn from the Methanothermobacter wolfeii genome and encodes:
- a CDS encoding CDP-2,3-bis-(O-geranylgeranyl)-sn-glycerol synthase, which translates into the protein MNTDIINIIDVLHVIYFMLPAYLANMSALVFGGGKPLDMGVALADGKRLIGDGATWRGTGAGTCVGLIVGGLQGFISGSVLAGALTGLLLGLGALLGDAAGSFIKRRIGIERGRPAPILDQLDFVFGALLLVSPLVNLPLYYIVLIMVITVVLHLSANIVAYLMGMKDVWY
- a CDS encoding hydantoinase/oxoprolinase family protein, whose translation is MKIAGFDIGGANTDMAIIEFGSDGEMEKVRVDFRYLPMWLKKDELSETLLEMVGDDIQDLDGVGVSMTAELVDAYPSKAMGVIDIVDRVEGTFDVPVAYVSLSGMVDAEGAVSDPMNIAAANWVATSQIASAMSSDCIMVDVGSTTTDIIPIKDGFEAAKGRNDLERLGTGELVYTGTLRSNVATIVDRVPLGERWFRVSSELFAITADVHRVLGNIREEDYTCSTPDGAGRSLEDCMLRIARVLCADLDLLQPEEILEVSEYIYHQQILRIAEGIAEVSERENLEEVIATGLGMNVLAKRAAEVLELDCRTMDEFLTEAECVVAPAVGTALLMEDYLQD